In a genomic window of Porphyromonadaceae bacterium W3.11:
- a CDS encoding IS256 family transposase yields MQFKEILSNVMTEPNGVGRLMELIIEIAMQGERELYKEDSGDVSNGYRPRRIFASGNMLELRVPRTRQQGFMPLILGVLKDQEKEMGELAGYLYSCGNTMEDISGVFERLYGKRYSTSQINRLSLSTQEAVEEWRQRRLPRTLEALVIDATYLPVRRGESVSKEAFFVVMSLDSEGRRDIVGVYNNPTEGSGIWGEFFEDLKSRGLEEVGLIISDGLNNIEEVAREHFTEVEVQLCTVHLQREITRKIRPRDKSAIASDLQEVFSKDGSRSSPLDGLESFKNFAFRWRKSYPFLTKIANGQRIEYYFTYLKYDVSVRKYIHSTNWIERFNRQVKKGARYKCALPSVESALHLIGSIAINANYLKKRIGDLTLGLRKNNEK; encoded by the coding sequence ATGCAATTTAAGGAAATTCTATCAAACGTGATGACAGAGCCAAATGGAGTTGGTCGTTTAATGGAGTTAATCATCGAAATAGCGATGCAAGGGGAGAGGGAACTGTATAAAGAAGATAGTGGCGATGTGAGCAATGGATACCGCCCCCGTCGCATCTTTGCGAGTGGTAATATGCTAGAATTACGAGTACCCCGAACTCGACAGCAGGGCTTCATGCCCTTGATTTTAGGCGTTCTCAAAGATCAAGAGAAAGAGATGGGAGAACTAGCAGGTTATCTATATAGCTGCGGTAATACGATGGAGGATATCTCTGGAGTATTCGAGCGTTTGTATGGTAAACGTTATAGTACGAGTCAAATCAATCGTCTCTCCTTATCGACCCAAGAAGCAGTAGAAGAGTGGCGTCAAAGACGTCTACCGAGGACTTTAGAGGCACTTGTTATCGATGCTACATATCTTCCTGTACGGAGAGGAGAAAGTGTGAGCAAGGAGGCATTTTTTGTAGTGATGAGTTTAGATAGCGAAGGACGTCGAGACATCGTGGGTGTCTATAATAATCCAACAGAGGGAAGCGGCATCTGGGGCGAGTTTTTTGAGGATCTAAAAAGCCGAGGACTCGAAGAGGTAGGACTAATCATTTCAGACGGGTTGAATAACATTGAAGAGGTTGCACGTGAGCACTTTACAGAAGTGGAAGTCCAGCTCTGCACGGTGCATCTACAGCGAGAAATAACTCGAAAGATACGCCCTCGAGATAAGTCAGCCATCGCAAGTGATCTACAGGAGGTCTTTAGTAAAGACGGCTCAAGAAGCTCACCTTTAGATGGCCTAGAGAGCTTTAAAAACTTTGCGTTCAGATGGCGTAAGAGCTATCCTTTTCTCACAAAAATAGCTAACGGTCAGAGGATAGAGTATTACTTCACATACCTAAAATACGACGTCAGTGTTCGCAAGTACATTCATAGTACTAACTGGATAGAACGCTTCAATAGACAGGTAAAGAAAGGGGCTCGATATAAATGTGCATTACCTAGCGTAGAATCCGCTCTACACTTGATAGGTAGTATTGCAATCAATGCAAACTATCTGAAGAAAAGAATAGGAGATCTAACTCTTGGACTTAGGAAGAACAATGAAAAGTAA
- a CDS encoding C69 family dipeptidase gives MLSLVLGLVLLLGAIVAPTANACTGLIVGKKASTDGSVFISYAADSHTLYGALYHWPAATWADGSILDVVEWDTGSYSGQIAQVGKTYNVVGNLNEKQVAITESTWGGCDILRGTEGLIDYGSLIYITLQRAASAREAIKIMTGLVEKYGYKSTGESFTIADKNEVWVMEMIGKGKGETGAVWVAIRIPDNAISAHANQSRIQQIPFDDKENCMYSPDVVEFAREKGLYEGSDEDFSFQKAYNPYDFSGLRGCEARVWSFFNRFADGMDKYLPLVMGYEPDAEPMPLYVIPNRKLSLSDVQNMMRDHYEGTPMDMTQDIGAGPYKVPYRWRPMNFEVDGQTYLNERAIATQQSGFVLVTQLRADMPDYVGGIQWFATDDADMSVFTPMYGSMTKVPWCYDEKNGSMTEFSWTSAFWMHNWVANMAYNKYSYMIKDIRKVQQKLENQYQTDQPSIEAKAMEIAKAEGEEKAVEFLTNYATKLADDMTAEWKKLGEYLLVKYIDGNVKLEKDGKFIEKDGLAVFPDQPGYDEAYYRTIHEGNYEHLKVPAKK, from the coding sequence ATGCTGAGCTTAGTTCTAGGGCTAGTGTTACTATTGGGAGCGATCGTAGCACCAACAGCAAACGCTTGTACAGGACTAATTGTAGGTAAGAAAGCTTCGACTGATGGAAGCGTATTTATCAGTTATGCAGCTGATAGCCATACTCTGTATGGAGCACTTTACCACTGGCCTGCAGCGACATGGGCTGATGGATCAATCCTTGATGTTGTAGAGTGGGATACAGGTAGCTACAGTGGACAGATTGCTCAGGTAGGTAAGACCTATAACGTTGTTGGAAATCTTAATGAAAAGCAGGTAGCTATTACAGAAAGTACTTGGGGCGGATGTGATATCCTACGTGGTACTGAAGGGCTGATTGACTATGGTAGCTTGATCTACATTACCCTTCAGCGTGCTGCATCTGCTCGTGAAGCAATCAAGATAATGACCGGTTTAGTCGAAAAGTATGGATACAAGAGTACTGGAGAGTCCTTCACTATCGCTGATAAGAATGAGGTATGGGTGATGGAGATGATCGGTAAGGGTAAGGGCGAAACTGGTGCTGTATGGGTAGCCATTAGGATCCCAGATAATGCCATTTCTGCTCATGCTAATCAATCACGTATCCAGCAGATCCCATTTGATGACAAGGAGAACTGTATGTATAGCCCTGATGTAGTGGAGTTTGCTAGAGAGAAGGGCTTGTACGAAGGCAGTGATGAGGACTTTAGCTTCCAGAAGGCTTATAATCCTTACGATTTCAGTGGTCTTCGTGGTTGTGAAGCACGTGTTTGGTCATTCTTTAATCGTTTTGCAGATGGCATGGATAAGTATTTGCCACTTGTAATGGGTTACGAGCCAGACGCAGAGCCAATGCCTCTTTATGTGATTCCTAATCGCAAGCTATCTCTATCTGATGTACAGAATATGATGCGTGACCACTATGAAGGTACTCCTATGGATATGACACAAGATATAGGTGCTGGTCCATATAAAGTTCCATATCGTTGGAGACCAATGAACTTCGAAGTAGATGGTCAGACATACCTTAACGAACGTGCTATTGCTACTCAGCAGTCAGGCTTCGTGCTAGTGACACAGCTAAGAGCAGATATGCCTGATTACGTGGGTGGTATCCAGTGGTTCGCTACAGATGATGCAGATATGTCTGTATTTACTCCTATGTATGGCTCTATGACTAAAGTCCCATGGTGCTATGATGAGAAAAATGGTAGTATGACTGAGTTCTCATGGACTTCAGCATTCTGGATGCATAACTGGGTCGCAAATATGGCTTATAATAAGTATAGCTATATGATTAAGGACATCCGTAAGGTTCAGCAAAAGCTTGAGAACCAATACCAGACTGATCAACCATCTATCGAAGCTAAGGCAATGGAGATTGCAAAGGCAGAAGGTGAGGAGAAAGCGGTTGAGTTCTTAACAAACTACGCGACTAAACTGGCTGATGATATGACTGCTGAGTGGAAGAAGCTCGGGGAATATCTCCTAGTTAAGTATATTGATGGTAACGTTAAGTTGGAAAAGGATGGTAAGTTTATCGAGAAAGATGGGCTTGCGGTATTCCCAGACCAACCTGGATATGATGAAGCTTACTACCGTACTATTCATGAAGGTAACTACGAGCATCTTAAGGTACCAGCTAAGAAGTAA
- the xseB gene encoding exodeoxyribonuclease VII small subunit yields MSDKNNNEDILTLSYDQAVQETEQILDELEKGDLPIDKVLEKSRRVVALISHCRTQIQKIGAEVNDILKELKEEDKGN; encoded by the coding sequence ATGAGTGATAAAAATAACAACGAAGACATCCTAACGCTCTCCTATGACCAAGCAGTCCAGGAGACCGAGCAAATTTTGGACGAGTTAGAAAAGGGGGATTTACCTATCGATAAGGTTCTTGAGAAAAGCCGACGCGTAGTCGCTTTGATAAGTCATTGTCGCACTCAGATTCAAAAGATTGGTGCCGAGGTCAATGATATACTCAAAGAATTAAAGGAAGAGGATAAAGGCAATTGA
- the xseA gene encoding exodeoxyribonuclease VII large subunit, giving the protein MMSLGSFAFQENSQGLQALSLVDLLSEVRDVLNRSFRDAIWIIAEVNSFNRNNFSGHCYLELVQNEAGKILAKTNATLFAGVANRVIPKFQAVTGSAIQSGMQLMLLVRVVHSPQWGFSLNILDINPDFTLGQHERIKQETIKRLHSDGVWDLNKSFQLPMLLQRIAVISSETAAGLGDFKRQIEQSAVGGLIHLEYFPAIMQGQSTTASVSEALMSVYNRLNEFDAVVIIRGGGSKLDLAAFDEYNLCCYIANFPGPIITGIGHERDESVCDMVANTSLKTPTAVADFLIRRMEQVVLQLFDAEDRLSELLSDKLKEVVDHSSLMTRRCNQALLSLEKQAEVQLNGFASYIQEYLRVMMIQQLNRQSKLDDRLTHQLTEVEKSIDISKQVMRLSHHLNITQGKLEQKRHIISEGHKRLERLLIPLEERLSKDLDQFQQLIRLQDPRHIMKRGFLPVLKDGINISKAEGLNKGDTLEIIMLDGSVKTNIQEVLPND; this is encoded by the coding sequence ATGATGAGTTTGGGGAGTTTTGCATTTCAGGAAAATAGTCAGGGACTACAAGCATTGTCGCTTGTAGATCTCCTTTCTGAAGTGAGAGATGTCCTAAATAGATCTTTTCGTGATGCTATATGGATTATAGCCGAGGTTAATAGCTTTAATCGCAATAACTTTAGTGGACATTGCTATTTAGAGCTAGTCCAAAATGAAGCAGGAAAAATTTTAGCCAAAACGAATGCAACTCTCTTTGCAGGAGTTGCCAATCGTGTTATTCCTAAGTTTCAGGCAGTCACAGGATCAGCGATCCAGTCAGGGATGCAATTGATGTTGTTGGTTCGAGTCGTTCATAGTCCGCAGTGGGGCTTTTCATTAAATATACTTGACATAAACCCCGACTTTACGCTAGGACAGCATGAACGAATAAAGCAAGAGACGATAAAGCGTTTGCACTCTGATGGGGTATGGGACTTGAATAAGTCATTTCAGCTTCCTATGCTGCTTCAGCGGATTGCGGTGATTTCTTCTGAAACAGCTGCCGGGCTGGGTGATTTCAAACGACAGATAGAGCAAAGTGCTGTTGGTGGGTTGATACACCTAGAGTACTTCCCTGCTATCATGCAAGGGCAGTCCACCACGGCCTCTGTAAGTGAGGCACTAATGTCTGTATATAATCGTCTTAATGAATTTGACGCCGTTGTGATTATACGAGGAGGAGGTAGTAAACTAGATCTTGCTGCCTTTGATGAATATAATCTATGCTGCTACATCGCCAATTTTCCAGGACCTATTATTACCGGGATTGGGCACGAACGAGACGAGTCCGTGTGTGATATGGTGGCAAATACTAGCCTTAAGACACCAACTGCCGTTGCTGATTTTCTAATTCGTCGAATGGAGCAGGTCGTCCTGCAGTTATTTGATGCTGAGGATCGTCTATCTGAGTTGCTTTCGGATAAGCTAAAAGAGGTCGTCGATCACTCTTCATTGATGACCCGAAGATGTAATCAAGCCTTACTCTCACTAGAGAAGCAAGCAGAAGTACAATTGAATGGGTTTGCTTCGTATATCCAAGAGTATTTAAGAGTGATGATGATTCAGCAACTGAATCGCCAGAGCAAGCTAGATGATCGGTTGACTCACCAGCTGACTGAGGTGGAAAAATCCATAGACATAAGCAAACAAGTGATGAGATTATCACATCACCTGAATATTACTCAAGGAAAACTAGAGCAGAAGAGGCATATAATCTCCGAGGGACACAAGAGGTTAGAGCGTCTACTAATCCCCTTAGAGGAGCGGTTGTCTAAGGATTTAGATCAATTCCAACAACTGATACGTTTGCAGGATCCGCGTCACATTATGAAGCGAGGGTTCTTACCTGTCCTAAAAGATGGAATTAATATATCCAAAGCCGAGGGGCTAAATAAGGGCGACACCCTTGAAATTATTATGCTTGACGGTTCAGTAAAAACAAATATACAAGAAGTATTACCAAACGATTAA